The DNA region atcataattgttattACTATAATCCTAAAACTTACAATTCccttttctttcaaacaaatgcTAAAATTAACCAGGGGGTCAAGACCAAAGGAAAACTATTGGGTGcagtgaaaaaaagttttagagGTCCTCAGTGAAGAAAGTAAAACTTTACCAACAGATAGAGAAGAGACAAGATGAAGCATTTCTCCCTTAACAAAAAACTTACCAAATAGTACACAAAGCTTGATTCATTTCTCTCCAACACAGCAATGTCACccacttttccttcttcttgaaAATACAGACCTGTAATTATAAACATTTACTTGTGAGCATAGGACAGTCTGTATAACATTCTTAACACAGCACATAACTTGGATGTGAAATGGACAACTGACTCATACAGTGGGTAGCGTGCAACATGCTCTGATATGCAGAAGAAGTATCTTttcataaataaaagaaaaaggcaCTACACTTGATTTGTGATATCTGTTTTGTGGTAGTGATTTTGGGAAAAAGGTGACAAACCAGGTCTTTTGCACAGTTTGTGTGGGTCTAAGGCTATCAGAAAGTTAAGAAATTATGGAAAGTTTGATCGCTTGtcgagaaagataaaaaaaattacaaagtaCTCCTTTCTCAGTAGCACTGAGCAGTTTCCATACATTTCTCACCCCTGAGCTCAGTACTCAGCCATAGCTATTCAAGTACACCTGTGATCCTCTTTTGCTTCAGACTTTGTACTCaaacttgttttcaaaatggccacCACAAAACAaacctcacaaaaaaaaataatccatcTTTTGTTAACATTAAAGTACTTGGTAAATGTGGGACCTTTTGTGGGAATGTTCATAGATACTTTCAAACAGAGACATTTTTTCTGGCATTTTCATGACTTACTAAAAATCATTTCCAGAAGTTTATATTTGTATAGTCGTGTAGCTTCACAGAACAACATTCTGTCTATTTTTTTGGTGAATGTAATCAAGGCCATTCTTGAGATGAATTTGACCTGTCTTACTTATTACCTACCCTTTGGCATATGGCAAGACATGATGCATAGACATTTCTTGCTCACAAATCCCATTCATAAAGGAATGTTGAAGATCACAATTCAATAAGGCAGGAAGGACAAAATTATCATTCTGAAAAAAGTCACTATACGGTTCCAGAGAGAAAACAACATAATTTTATTTAGCACATGACCTTATTAACatgaaaaagttaacaaaacctTTTGTGACAAGATCCTGATAATTCCCaaacttctttttaaacttcttaGCGATACCATCACTCATGTCAAAGTCTGCACTGACACAATGGGCCAAAGATGTGCTTGGATCAGGAGTCAGTACCACCCTTGACCAACCACTCATTTCAACCAACTCAAAGTGGTTTGTGTTCTAAAAAATAATGAAGAGCAATAATATTGTTATATAGACTGAAGAAAGCTGTGCTAATTCTGTTACCCCTTGGAGTGACAATTATGAAATTTCTTCTCACAACAGAAATACCTTTTTAAACAGAAAggtaatggaaaaaaagaaacctatcCATCTTAAAATGGTTTAAGAGGGCTCCATAGGATCTGGGTGCAAACATACACAAGCTTTAAAAGTGTCaccatgcaaaacaaacatggtggCTCGATACAATCATCTGAAAAGGTGAGTTAAGaacagtttaacacaatacagtttttatgtaaGGAAATCACGtgtttccagcaactgcacccataatattcataggccttctatgCCTGATAAAGAGgtcaaccaaaaagaaaaaacagtgggaaagattgccaaaaggccACAGATTGCAACAGATTTGATAATGTATACATGCTTAGATATAGAACTTAGCAAAGTTCTATCCCATTACAAAATGTTtcctgacaaagaaaatagagatCTTTTGAGCAAGATTTATTGTGTTTCCTTctgtggaatttcctaagatttgctggaccattaaacatatttgtgcccttcctagtgccttgataaaaaaaaattcataaagaCCAAATTTGAAATAGACGAAGAAAACATAATCTGTTTATTCTCACCAGCTGATTGCTATATAATGTATCGAAATTGAAAGAAGTTAAATATAAACCTGTAtatcacttaaccctttcaatgccatgatctctttagtaattctccctactatcTGCCAAACACTGCTTATagttttagtttggagaatttggtattcaatcaaatgataatccactaatttatatttttctatattcttatcacttgttcacttgagATCGtgttgatattttaaggagaaattgtgtcttggtcactattgggagtgaaagggttatagGGTTATAAgaagcaaaatatttaaaaaggcAAAGTCATTCAGTAATAAAAGTTATTCTAATGACTAAACAAATGAGTCCCTTTGAATAATGGAATTCATGAACGAAAGGTATCCTAGGGGGATATATTCCCAAAGAGTTGATTAATGTGTTGCTTAGCAATCAATTGACAATCGACCTGATAGATGGTTGAATATCAACTTAATTGACCAAAGGTTGATCAATGTTTTTATAGACATGCTGCTGCAGACAAGCTCTTGAGACTCTGGCTGACTATCATTTGAGTGTAGCTTAAGTGTTAATTGACTTTCAGTACTGGCCAATGATCATTTGGTACATAATTTGATTGACTACCAAACAATATACAACAGTCAACTGTTCACCACTACAGTAAGTGATATATCAACCAAGGTTACCTGTTCAGGAGCCTATCAGCCGATTTCTATTGATCTCAGTGATATTATAGAAATAAATACCTTCAAGTTGCTAACTTTGCTTGCAGAATCGGTGGAAAAGAAACATCGAGTTGCAAGGATGTAGATAGGTCTCTTGGAGCCAAGCAAAGctacagaaaaaatatttgaagtaaaCAAGTAGAAAATAGTGCATGTCTGTCGAAAAACACGGCCTCTATCCAAACTTCGAGCATATGTTGACTACCACAACATCTTCAGAAATGCATTGGTCGTAAGTACAGTATCCAGTGAAATTTTAACGCCCTTTgaaatacattttcttttctagatGGGAATAGTTTCTCGTGTATTCTTTCGAATTCCTTGCTCTTCTTTTATCCACTGACACATGAATTTGGAAAAGCTATAAATTTATCTTAGCATCAAACGCTGAAATGAGATGTTTCAAGCCTGTCGAAACAGCTAAAAATCAAAGTGGACCAAATGACTAGCGTGCCCATCGctaaaataaagaataaaaacttactaAGCGCTTTCTTGTGCGACATGTCGTCTTTTAGGGAAATACAGAGTACATGTAAAATTTGACTTAATGTCCGTACAACGAAACTTGGTGACTTTCGACAAATTCTACCAGGCGTTCAAATATTTCCCAGTCTCTTTCAACGATACTCATCCCCAGTCACTTCTCGATCTTTTATCAGTTTTTCGTCGGGTAAAAAAGACATTATTCAGTCTTCCCAATCTGTTAACGGGTTATacagaaaaatgaagaacaaactCGGCAGTCAAATTTACAGTGTAACGTGTGCAAAATATTGTGAGTGTCATTGTtttccaatcattttttttcccagaaaccCTTATAACAATCAGTTTGCTCGATTCTGATAAACTAATAGGAATATTTTGCTCTACCATTTCAGATGGGTCAACTGAAAGGTCGCAGCGAATGATATATTACGcgttttgaaagttttggaTTTAAAGAGCGATTGCACATTGAATTACGAAATTCGCCGTCTAAATCATTTAACAAAACCCTTTCAAAGTTTCTTAGTGATTTTAACTCTGGTTACTAAGGTTGAGGAAAATGCAGCCAGGAAGGaaacaaagcaataatttaGATTGTTTAGTTTCGGTGCTTATGGCgttaagtatttatttttatactaggttctttttctttcttttaacgGTCTTAACGATAGCTGCCGGTTAAAAAAACAGCTTCAGGTTAGCGgtttaaaaaaacacacttgAGTAAGTGTAGGGTGTGTGATGTTTTTTACTCTTGACTTATTAAATCAAAAGCATCGTACGTTTAACAAACAGCAGTTAATGCAAACCAGTAGCCTGTGTGAACCAGACAAATAAAATCTTAAATGTCCTATTTTTATTCGTTTATTTGCACGTAGCGCAAAGGACGCGTGCGAGGTTACCGAAGAGGTCGGCGAGTTGACCAAAGGTGGTAGCTGGCACACCGAGCCGACGCCATAGAAGGGTAAGATTTAAAGTGAAGCAGTGAATCAGCTACGGAGACTTCATTTTTCGACGAGTTTGTTGTCGGCAAGTTTACATTTCGGCATTTCAATTAATTCATCCAGGGTTTGGAATAATGGCCAATTTATTTCACTTCAGCTAATGAGCCCAGTCCACGCTCTGATCGAGTGCGTACGCATTTGTCCGCCTTGCAGGTCAAGTCAGAAATTTCACGAATCTAGAATTCTCTGAATGCATTGCTTTCACGACTCAATAATTAAATTGGACCAAAGTTATATCTAAATATATAATTACACTGTCTAATTTGTTTATTGCCTTTCGAACAAATAATCATAACCACTAAACTCTTCGGATAATCCAGCTGGCCCTCTATCAATCTTACTAACAACAATAAAATTCCAATGCTCGGTATGTACGTAATCGTATTATATTAAATCTTTGTTATCTAAACCATTATATCCAAAATAAATGACTGCTATTACGTTTGGAAAGGTTCTCCGTAGTTCACTATTAATCACTTTAGAGGGGGCATTATTTTAATCGGCTCCTGGCCACTGACCCCACGTATTAAAGAAACATAAGATTAGAATTCCAATATTTTCATGGCCATCATGACGCTGCGACTATGGTTATCTGAAATGCTTTTCAAAAAGTGCATTTGGCGTACAATGACTGAACGGTTATTTTCTGACGTGTTATTACATATAGCAGGGAGAAGACAAGTAACTCATTGACAGGAACAGTTCGAGATAAAAGAAACTAAACTGACTTCATGTGACGGGGAATTCCTTCAATCAATCTAAGTTGTTTTCTTTACGGATTTTCGTTATTACTGTTCTAGACAATACCTCAGCTCCCACGGCAATCAAAATTAAGCTGACCTTCACTATGTCAGCTCAGAGGTTCTAAGCCATGATTGTAACGATATCATCAGTTTGGAATTCATCTTAAGTTCACGAAATATAATATTTGAGAGACGTATTCAACCCAATTGTAAAATTCCTTAATAAAGCTGATTATAGGTTCTTTTTTGTCTGATATCAAAGAATAGTACAGTTTAATAGTCAACAGAAATAGAGAAACATGAAGTATGCGTGAAGGTGGCACGTTGACAGCGAACAGATGCGCAGGCACGCAACGTTTCTCTTTCAAGTGCAAAATATTGCAGTTGCACCAAAGTAGCCCCACTTTTATTGGCATCGGCATCATactcaaaagtttgtcttcTCCAATAGTTCTATGACTGCCCAATATCGCAAATTATTATAGGAAGAGTGGCTCATTTGACTTTCATTCACCTGGGTTCAAAGTCCAGGCCCGgccggttgttcgaaggttggtTAAccctatccagtggataaatctctatccggtggatggTGCATAACGTTTTGCTATTACTTATCCTATGAATAGggatttatccgttggatacCATCATCCGCCCAGTCTACAGCTGGCCCTAAAAGTCGCAATGGCAGAAAGAAGTCAGCGATCAAAGCAGGTTTAATTGATAGTTGTTCCCTAATCGTCAATGCTAAAGTTTATTTGTCTACGTCGTTCCTGCCCGTTATACCTCTTGAAGTTGTTGCGCATGCTCTTTGGCTAACTCCACTTAAAACAACTTTGCGCGGACTTTGCGCGACCGATAATGACACGCATGCGCACGAGAGGCTTTCCCTAACTTAAGTGGCGCGAAAAGCTCTTTGCACACGTGTTTCATAACAACATTGCCCACCAAGGTCACCGCAATATTAATgggtttaaatttattttcggCATAAGTTAAAAATATTCCCCGGGTTCGGTTTTtttcaatgataaaaatttaagaatggAAATTACGTAGTCGCGGTTATATCTCAAAAGCTCAAATCCAGTTGGTATGAAAGGTGGTCCAGATATTGAATGTACAACTATGAAATTGAAAACCGTTCCCTTCGTATTGAAATAGGGATTTGACTTGATCAACGCCTTGGATCGATTGCCATTCGATATTGATAATGCTGCGATGAAGCCCTCCTGTTTGCCAAAATTGATATAACTAATTGACTCGTTGCTCTGGGAACATACGGGTAccagtttgttttgatgctCAACTTGAGCCATTTCTggacaaaaatttgttttttcccgCGCGGATTAAGCAgcaggaaaaaacaacaaaaccatATGTCTCCTGGTTTGTGATGTATTATGTACCAGTTCTCGATAAGACAATTATTTCATCAGCAACATTAATTGCCAGAAAGTGTTCCgtcaaagaaatgataaaaatcgTTTTATCAGCTCGGTAACCTCTCGTCATATCTATTGCTGAAAGCATTGGTAATTAAACACCTCGAATCCATATCACTTTCGCCACATTTTTTTCGAGGTGTATTTTTAATGCCCAAAAAACAGCGTCTTAGCCGTAAGTTTTTGCATTGCTTTCTTGTTCTGAATGTCCTAATTTGTCGTTTTGTCAGAAAGTTCCCTGATTTTCACTTTTTGTATTTTACTCTCCTCATACCTTGTGAGCTACAGCGCTAAATAAACATGACCACCTCGTTTTTCGTGGAAAAGATAGTTTTCACGCAATGCAAGCTATTTTATTTTGGACCCTCTTAAGTGGCCAGTCGAGACAAGATGACCCGCCCCAACGGCTAATGTTATGTTCTCGTGCAGGATGTGAGATTGCTCATTATGCGAGCTGTTAGCAGTACAGCTGGTGCCCACCGATAAACATCCGAACGTGTATTGGCCTCCCTCAGATATATAATTTTGTAGTGCCGTGAAAAATCCGCCAGTAGTTAGAAACAACACAAAGATGGTTTTCCAGCTGTTTTTAGGGTGAAaggtcatttttttctgttatctgGCGAAACGAAGAAGTGCATACTAAAGTATTCCGTGGGAAATGATAACACAATACAGATTTACTCCCCTGGCGCGGAAAACAGCTTTCACTCATTATAAATTTCCTGTTGTCGAAAGAGGATCAGTCGGAAACTAAATATGCACGAGAAACAGGAAAAGAGCGTTTTGCTCAGCGCAATTGCTTGTTGTTTTCATGTTCTCTCCCTTTAAGCGGACAGATCAGAATTATCCAGGGATATCAAATGCCTACCGGCTACCGATCTGTGGTTCGAAAATTGGAGCTGTGTTCTATTTGTAATCGACGTACTTAAAACAGTGGTACTTAAATTGGCAAGAGACATGTTGCTAGGTCATTACCTCACGATTTCAACTGTTTGACAAAACAACAGTGACATGGGTCAATTGCGTTTAATTCGTAGACGCAGTAGGCATGTTATTCCTTAAGAGAAAATTTATACGTGCAAATTTTCAATTACGCAAAGCCACTGAGGTTAAGAGACAATCAAAAGAGAAATCAACATGATAAACACGTGAATATgcttatttcattgttttattctTGAGGCAATTAAGTTTTCGTGGTATGGAATTGAATAGTATTTTTGAATAGGATGTATGGTGTTACATGAATAAGACGCAATATTCACGGAGTTTTTAGCTCAAATCGAGCCCACACTAACGCCTGAAGAGTATATCAATCATTCCTAGTATGTTTTGTTAGATTGTTGTACCTTGTGTTGTATTGTTTTATTGACCTGCGGTGACCGAAAAATCAATACAGATTTgcacttttaaacaaaaacgcCATGAGGGCATTTGTGCTGAATAATCTAAACATTTTTTACATATTAGGGTtctaaaatagaaataaatttttttgctaCCATAAGTTACATGGCTTTGTACGATACCGCTATTTAACACGAATcagtttccaagaaaatgtaGATATCGGTTAAATTTCTTGGTTAACTTGAAATATGAACTGTCAATCAAATATCGCAGAGTATCGCACTTCTAAATCCTTGTGAACTTGCTTGGTTGAAATTTTATCTAGTCCTAACCATGCATACTTCAAATCTTTAATAACTTGAACTTGAATATTTAGATAATCTTCGTCTGTTTATGAACTGTAGCATGGATTAAAGGAGGTTTTCAGTTAGCTTCTTTCATTGGGTATATTTAGAACAATGCACTACTAATCATCCGTGAccttttgaaaagtttacttaGCCAATAAAATCTTTTAACACTCTCTTAAATCCTTGCGCAACAGACAAAATTCCAATAAATTTCCCGCAAAGTGCCTTTATTCCCATCTCTCTTACAGAGCATCGACGACACGTCAGCGGTTGGAAGAGAAAATCCGAGACGCAAATATACTTGGCAACCTGTCAGCAGATAAAAACTCATTGAAATTTGATCTACAAAAACGCTTAGGTGTCAACACTCATTTTGTCGGTCATGGGCGGTTGGTTTTATGTGCTGGAATGCTTGGCATGTAAGCTTAAGCTCCACCTTGTTCaactttaaagttaaaaaaaaagcgtttaTGAAATCGATAGAGCAACCAGTCAATCGTGTGATGCAGAGAACATATCGGATTacttttactttcaaaagattCGGGAAAtcgaaataaaatttcaatccTCACGGTTAGATTGTTTGATAGCTTCATAATCGTTTCCGGTCCAGTGAAGGATTTTGCGGTCAAAGATACTCTTCTATATGTCCGTGCCGCTACTCGCTCATTGGTCAGTAAATGAAAGACAGGAAGCTGTCACAATGCACGTTGCCTAGCGTAAGTGGAAAATCTACCCAGCAACGTAGAGACGTCGGTGTGCATATGCCTAATGACGGGTTGTCaattataaatttacaaaatcCCAGATCTCTGGTTCTTTCTGCGCCTAACCTGGCGCAAGTACATTAGAAAGCGGAGCTGAATTGCGCCGGGGGTCAGTCGCGAAGAGGCCACACGCAATAGGTAGAGATTCAGCGGCATTCCTTCCATCCAGTGAAGTATCTGCTGCTGTAATCAAAGCCTGCGACTGCAAACTGGCTTACTTTATATCCCCGGCGCTGTCCATATCAGCGTAGCGCTTTGACTTCCGCTGTCAGCATCGAATCTAGCATGGAACTGTTGTGCTGCGAGGGACCTCGAGTTCGGTACGCATACCAAGATCCAATTCTCCTTCAAGATGATCGTGTTCTGCGTAATTTACTGACTTGCGAAGACAAATACATTCCCAGCTGTAGATACTTCAACATTGTACAGAAGGAGATTGAGCCTCGCATGAGGCGAATGGTTACGACATGGATGCTAGAGGTAAATAAGAACACGTATTTCCTTCGTTAATGCTTATTTTCCCTTGCTGAACTGCGATGTGATGATGGTGCTAAAATTTGTCTCAATTATGAATTTTCCAGGTGTGCGAGGAACAATTGTGCGAAGAAGAGGTCTTTCCACTGGCAGTGAACTATTTAGACCGATTTTTATCGGTCGTACCAACCAGAAAATGCCAGCTTCAACTGCTTGGCGCTGTGTGCATGTTTATTGCAAGCAAACTTAAAGAGACATCACCGCTATCGGCTGAAAAGCTGTGTATTTATACAGATAATTCCATCACTTGTCAGGAATTACTGGTAAGTATACGATATGAAATACCGCTTTAGGAATATGTTCATTCATTCCTTCTCCAATGTTCGTGTGCTTGCGGTCTGGCAGCTGATTTCAACGAGTTGTCAATCTATCTCCGGCTAAGTGTATTTCCCACTAATTCCCAGAAAACGCGATTTTCGTCATTCTTTTAAGCTAAcctttttcctctctttatCTTATTCGTATAGGATTGGGAAATTTTAGTTCTTGGGAAACTTAAATGGGACTTGTCAGCCGTTACTCCTTACGATTTTCTAGAGCAGATTTTTAGCCGCCTCTCCCTACCCAATGAAAGCGTGATCCGAAAGCATGCGGCGACTTTCATCGCTTTATGCTGTACTGGTAAGACGAGCTTCCTATCTATTTACCTTACAAAGATAAGGGTTATATCTCGGTCTTCAAGACTGTCTGCGTCTGCCCATCAAACCTTAACTACTTTAAAATGCATGCCACACTGAATTCATCTATTTTAGCccctttttcttgttattttccACTTATCTTCTTCATTGTATTTTGActatattatattt from Pocillopora verrucosa isolate sample1 chromosome 1, ASM3666991v2, whole genome shotgun sequence includes:
- the LOC131769043 gene encoding G1/S-specific cyclin-D2-like, translated to MELLCCEGPRVRYAYQDPILLQDDRVLRNLLTCEDKYIPSCRYFNIVQKEIEPRMRRMVTTWMLEVCEEQLCEEEVFPLAVNYLDRFLSVVPTRKCQLQLLGAVCMFIASKLKETSPLSAEKLCIYTDNSITCQELLDWEILVLGKLKWDLSAVTPYDFLEQIFSRLSLPNESVIRKHAATFIALCCTDEKFLMYPPSTLAASSICAAFAGLATTEQKSLWTSGELESFLQGLTNIEPEYLQSCQRLMEEVLHFNVTETPSDKIENGSTPSTPTDLQEIHF
- the LOC131769016 gene encoding ADP-ribose glycohydrolase OARD1; translation: MSHKKALTLLGSKRPIYILATRCFFSTDSASKVSNLKNTNHFELVEMSGWSRVVLTPDPSTSLAHCVSADFDMSDGIAKKFKKKFGNYQDLVTKGLYFQEEGKVGDIAVLERNESSFVYYLITRENWWDHATPSSMRGCLMQLRKHCQENGVDKLAIPRLGTGADRIDWPFVKRIVEEVFKETDISITAYTYR